The Zerene cesonia ecotype Mississippi chromosome 23, Zerene_cesonia_1.1, whole genome shotgun sequence DNA segment tattatcaatTGTTCtcttcaaaaatatgttaatgccGTACTGTATCAGATGGCCATTAAGTACCCTTAAAATTGTAGCATCACTTCCATCACTCTAAAAGACTCTGCATAAATATGTACGGCATCATTTTTTCCTAATTTATCTAtgttaatactatttaaaacaagggataaaatgtagaaaactgctatatttcattaaactatgatatttaaacttttgcaataatttgcaaaatttCAGTTTTTGCATTTCtctatcattttttttagaacGGTTTCTTTTGAACGGCAATACTATataacaattgtattttataatatcatgttaaaacaaaagttCCCGTACAGGATCAAATGATTTTACAGCTCTATAAATCAAGAAAACGATGAAATTAAGATGATTATTGATATGCATTCAAAGGAACAATCATTTTTTGACGGCATTACTTTTAATAGTACTTTTGAGTGCTAGATAATGTTTTGGAACCGAAGCCGTACTTTTTCAAATCACCCCCTGGACTACGGAAAGAGAGGGGATTGCATTGCGACTATTTTCTCCCCTTGTCGCATGATTTTTGTACGGCGTTGCGGAATAATGGATTAGAAGCAGTATTGAAATAGTATGACGCAGATGCCGTACAAAATCAAATGACCAAATTTACCCCGGTAATTgtcagtaaataaaaaataaatccgaCTTTGTGACGCACCATTTTTTTACGGCACTGCgcgttttcttattattttgaatggaTCTATCGGTGGTAAGAATGCCGTACAAAAATATGTGACCAAAATGTACTCACTCTACCTGTACTTTCGAATTCTCACCTGCACTCAGTTGGACAGCTTACAAGTGACGGCATAGTGctgaatcttattattttatgctcttatatcgttctagataggtcacctggtggttcaaatgacccgtaattttttctatatgggcctgtagtctatACCAAACTCTCACAgagacttttaacggattctTACATCGACAAGAAACaagctattattaaaaaattagctTTAGTTGTATTTACGTTTCATCAAACATTACTCCCAAGTTGCGACCCTCGTTGACGCGTTCTATTGAAGTATTTTCAACGGTAACAATCGGATTCTCACACTCAATGTCCTACGAAACATATTATGAGTGCCCaaaatcatacatttttttttatccttatTAAACACCAGTGAGTTCTCACGAGACCAAGCTGAAATGCGATCTAGATCGCTGTTAAGTTTTGCGGTTGGTGCTGCTGCCTGTGTAGGACCGAAAGAGATGTACGATTGTATGTCATCAACATttaaatgtgggagtcgagcatgcttcggcacgaattgggccagctcgcaccggggacgtaccacacccccacagaaaaccggcgtgtaATAATAGcctgctattgtgtttcgtacggtgagtgggggagccggagacctATTTCCTTCttctagcccttcccagtccattccttttttcctttcatcaatcctttccttatcccttatccctttaaagcaggcagcgcattctcagaggtctgagcttttgcgaatgtccatgggcgatggtgatcggttaccatcaggcgaaccaccagctcagttgcccgctatgacataaaaaaagcatgATACTTACAGTCAAATATATCAGcactataaagaataaacaataatgaaccGAGTTTAGATCCTTGCGGTACACCCGTCGTGACCGTTGTACATTGTGAAaactactataaatattatttatccatactacaaatttataaaatcggaGCGTCTGTTTGTCatatcaaaataacataacactttttataaaatgcataagGATTTAGTGCATGGTATTTGtctcaaacatatattttagaatttttgtcTGTGTAGTGTTTCGGCTAATCTCTGGAAACTGGATccgtgaaaccacggggcgctaCGCAAGtgtgaaagaaaaatatgttgcACGCTCTGGGAAGTGCTTGTATGCTAGTAAAATTGTGTTCACAACCTTAATgcatcataataaatatgctttttttgaggaaataaatagaaaacaatttcgctcacaacatttattactttaaataatagacgtagtacaatacaatagaaatatcttatttaatttatcacagAAAAGTGTTTACTCCTccttattactaatatttaagGTTGCAATATAGTTGGTAGTTAAACATTACAGTGCGTGATTGAGTAAAGAAAACTATGTAGTCTATTTCACAGATTTGTATGTACCCAATAAAGCTATAGATTTTCAAAACTACCCACTAATACACAATCAAtctgcatttttatatttatttttagaaagtCGAAATATAAGtcagtaaaatgtattttggtCATAGTATTTTTTCTAAGTACCATAATATAAATCGACCGATCACATACACACGGAGCATAGCGTGATTGCGTGTTTTTACATTGCTTGTATCTCCGGTAATAAAACACGCACAGGCcaacaaaaatatgatatatagaaaatgtaCCCACGCGCAACATGCGCAAACACGCGGCGACAGTTACCAGCGCGGGGGATCGCGGCGCGGGGGTCGCGGCGCGAGGGTGCGGCGCGGGGGAGCGGCGCGGGAGTGCGGCGCGAGGGAGCGGCGGGGGANNNNNNNNNNGCGTCTTGGAGCGCAGCGCGgagggcgcggggggcgcgggcggcgcggggggcAGGGCGACGGTGGCGGCCTGCAGCTCGTGCGGCGACGCGGCCGAGCTGCTCTGCAGCGCGTTGCGCGCCTCCACGAAGAACATCACGTCGCGCAGCTGCTCCTTCAGCTCCGCCACCTGACCGACGCTCTCTTATATTACGGATTTAAATACGTTCATATTCGACTAcagaaatttcaatttatggCAATGTATggcaaaaaaaatatgcaaaaactgctataattttaataaaattatagacgtgccaaataaatttaataacagtaAAAAACAGTATTCAAATAGACAGCTGAATATCCACCTCGCTGCGGAAGGAGTCCTCCTTCGCCTGCCACTGCGCCTCCCTCGCCTGCCACTGCGCCTGCCGCTCGGCCAGCGCCGCCGACAGCGAGCGCTCCTCCGACAAGTCGTTCTGCAGCTTGGACACCCTGCGGCCGTTTCGATTTCGTCACTGATACTTTAGACTGTATTGACGTCTAAACACctttaaagcttttaaaattgtttgtaaatcTAATTGAAAACAAGTCTATACACTGTCTGTATATGTATACAGTGACAATGTTAGTGttattctaaaaattattaataaaaaaattaataagtggccaacaatctatactaatattataaaactgaaatgtttgtttgtttgttttattctttaagtgtcatatagctcatttattgaggaaggctataggctatatatgtaccacgggcgaagctagtaataaatataatagggCTATTTTGCACGAATGACTTGTCACAAactgcaatttatttatcatcccTTTGTAATATTGGGTAGATTTATCACGAAAAAAAGAGATAGAGAGGGAGAGTGAGTATAGGAGTAAGTATGTGCAGCGGGCACCTGGTGGTGAGCGCGTGCAGCTTGGCGGCGAGCGCCTTGTTgtcggcgcgcgcggcggccaGCTGGCGCCgcagcgccgccgccgccgcctcgcgcgccgccgcgcccgcgcgcaGCGCCGCCGCCTCGCCCAAGCGCTCGCGCTCCAGCCTGCCGCCGCACACGCACGTTACACGCACACTCACATATCGACGAAACTTGGTGAAACCATAAATAACTCTCGAACGCGGCAAAGAACAAACGACCCTGTATGCGGTAATCGAGctcgcttcggcacgaattgggccagctcgcaccggagaagtaccacacccccacagaaaaccggcataaaatagcatactgctgtgttttgttcgttcagtgggggagccggaggcccatatccttttccttacccttcccagtcttttcccctcttcctctcgtcaatcctttcttcatcTCTCTCCAATTTAAGTGGGCAATTCATTTGAAGacgcgtaaggtctgcaatcgaacttacgcctctccaaatatttatgggcggtgtagcgcttaccatcaggcaacccaactccattgccgacgataacataaaaaaaaaaacaaaatccatTTAGCACAGCGACGTGGACTCTGCATAAAGAAGTTAAAAGTCTAACACAAAGACAACTTAAAAATGTTCCCTCTGTCCAATGAAACGTGGACCAATACAAATAAGTAGCATAAGATAGTTTGGCGAGCAAAGAGCATAATAGAAAACGGTCATTTGGGTGGTTGTGCTGTGACTTGCGATGTATCTAGGCGCAATGCAGCGTGGTAGATTGCGTGGAGCATTATATCATAGAGCTGATGTCATGTTTGTGCAGTGGTGTGGCAGAGCTGTGGTGCGGTTTGGTGCGGTGTGGTGCGGTGCGGTGTGGTGCGGTGCGGTGTGGTGCGGTTTGGTGTGGTGCGGTGTGGTGCGGTGCGGTGGGCCAAGAGGCGAGCTCACTTGGCGAGGCGCTCCTCGTAGTGGTGGCGCTGCGTGTCGAGGTGGTGCGTGAGCAGGTAGGTGAACTCGAGCTTGTCGGCGCACGCGGGCTCGGGGTCGGCGGCCGCGCCCTCGGCCGCCACCAGCTTGCCGTCCGCCTTGTTCTGCACCAGCCGGTGCACGAAATTGTCGCCTGGAAGAAACAATTCAAATTCGATTAGCAGGCCCTAGCTTTGGAATAAAAATAGCTTCACCccatacaaaaattatgatttaacaaacacaaaaaaaattacagcgCAATTGCTTAcctcctttttttttcaaatcggttgaaaatggttataaatttctaagggaattactttatatataaatgttttttctttcttcttctttctattacatttgaaaatcAGTTTTAGGATGTGACATAAAATACCTGCATAATCCCAAACTCGGTTTGAGCCCAACTGTAGCGCATAAGTGTGATTAGATTGCATGAAATGTTTAGCCGCGTGTCCTTTTTCATATCTGAAACAAATAATCgagaatattatgtaacaactaatgaataaaacatttaagtaGAAGTAAATTACAATTGGCATTAGCTACATGTGTCGACATATCCTATTTACGAAGTAAAACTAGACTCACAACCTTTTTCAtaagttatgtaataaatatcaataaataaaaataaaaaaaaaaccatgcTCAAAAATTGGCTGAAACAAAACAACGAAACAACGCGTATATGGCAGTTTTTTAATCGGTCATTAACACAAGAGACTTTGAACGTTACTGCCACGAAAtaagtttttcatttcaatgaatattttatacaacaacGTTCGGACATTTTTTAACGTTGCGGGTCTAGTTTATACAATAGCTCCTGCCGTTACCGCATACGTGACAGAAAGGGAAGAGAAGCTGGCGCCGTAACGTGTCCTAACAAGAAGAGTTGTGGGCGCTTACCGTCCGCAGCCGACGTGGCCGCAGATGAGGCAGATCCACAGCGTGCCCGCCTCCGCCTCCAGCAGCCCCTCCGCCACGCCGCACGCGCTGTCCCGCGGCGCCTCCGCttcgcccgcgccgcccgccccgCCCGCGACCCCCGCCTCTGCGCacatttcacaaaaaattgtGTCTAGGAAGTCATAAAGTAGGTGGGTATACTACGATCTACGGTATACTACGTTCGATAAAAATTCCAGGTGCGATTCCTGGGTaggattataaaattttgtgtatttttattgtgcacattgaattttcttcaaaattgGCGTCGTTCTTTCGGCTCTTTCCGACATTCCTCATACGTTCCGCACGGCTTCACGCACAGCGACTCACCGAGCGCGAGCACGTCGCACTGCAGGCAGCGCGCCGAGTCGCGCGGCTCGGGGGTCTGCGCGCAGCGGCACACGGGGCAGCGCGCGTCGCGCCACCCCATCAGGCACTCCGCGTGGAACGAGTGCGCGCACTGCACGCTCAGCACGCCCGCCACGCTCTCGTCCATGCGCTCTGCACGCACCAAACCACACAATTAATGAACTTTGAATATAGATTGTACCCACCACCAACATGGGCTATTCTTCTAGAAAACTTCAAATCATAGGAGCAATTCCACTGGAGATGCGTTTGTGTACAATTTAGACGTGGGAACTTAAGTAtagttgatattaattaatgtgtaggcataaataaaaatgatcgtACCCAAACACACAGGGCAAGTGGGCAGCTCAGTGTGCGAGGGAGGCGCAGCGCCGTCCCGCGCGTACTCGACGCGCGACACCCACGCCGTGTGGCACAGAGCTGCTGGCTCCAGGCTGCTGTACGGCACCCCATCAAATGCAGAGTGGAATTCACGGGCTGCTGCACTTGTGCGGAATCTACAATGGACACAATGAACAAAACTGAAAAACTTTCAAACAGTAACAAATTCTTGCTTAATCCCttcacacataaataaataataaattatttacattgaagACTTTGAACATCTATAAGTTTTATCTAGTCTATACCTGTACCATCTATCTTGCTTTACTTACGTAAGTAATGCCATGTAATGGTCTGGTGAGCCATCACGCAGGACCCTCACATGTGCTATATCCTGCTGGCAGGCAGCTGCAAATGCCAATAGATCTGGGGCTCCCAGAGCACCAGGTACTGATAATAGACATAGTGTCTTTGCTTCTTCAGCTTCCTTCAGCTCACTGCAAGAAAATATACTCTAATACACCATTATCTATGCATTTTTTTGACACAACtaagcatttaaattattactatattatgtctatttaaatgagaaaatttatGCATAATTAACACTACAAaagatatattcatattataacaatCCCAATATAAAATGCTGAAATTACTGCATCTTACTTTTCTTTGTACAGATGCAGAACACCTTTGGTGACTTCTATCAAAGGATTGCCACAAAAGAAGCTAATAGTATCATCCTCGTCTGATGTGCTTCCTTCCGGTGGGGAGCGCCGGGAACTGGTGGGCAATATTCCCGACACTGCATTGGGCCCGTTGAGAACACTCGCATATGTCTCCACTGTGATTGTTTTTGACTCGCGTGCACCACGATCTTTCTTTTTTTGCTCTGTGGCAGATTCTGCAATTGTATTTCCCGATATTATAACTATGTTATAAGATGAAACGAATTTAGCGCTCAATCGCTACTGTAGTTACCTTTTTCAGTAGGATTACCATCCATTTCAGGAAGATCTTCGTCTATTTCGATCCGCAATACGCACAAAGACACAGACATTTACAAATcctacattaaatttatataaaaattgaataaagatAGGATATTCACAAATCTTTAGCTGGTTTATAACTGTTTGTATCCTATAATTATTCTTACAAGAattacctttatttattttagtacattAGCAGGTAGTTTACCAACACAAAAGATGACACAGCGATTGACAGACATATGTCACTT contains these protein-coding regions:
- the LOC119836174 gene encoding BRCA1-associated protein, whose product is MSVSLCVLRIEIDEDLPEMDGNPTEKESATEQKKKDRGARESKTITVETYASVLNGPNAVSGILPTSSRRSPPEGSTSDEDDTISFFCGNPLIEVTKGVLHLYKENELKEAEEAKTLCLLSVPGALGAPDLLAFAAACQQDIAHVRVLRDGSPDHYMALLTFRTSAAAREFHSAFDGVPYSSLEPAALCHTAWVSRVEYARDGAAPPSHTELPTCPVCLERMDESVAGVLSVQCAHSFHAECLMGWRDARCPVCRCAQTPEPRDSARCLQCDVLALEAGVAGGAGGAGEAEAPRDSACGVAEGLLEAEAGTLWICLICGHVGCGRYEKGHAAKHFMQSNHTYALQLGSNRVWDYAGDNFVHRLVQNKADGKLVAAEGAAADPEPACADKLEFTYLLTHHLDTQRHHYEERLAKLERERLGEAAALRAGAAAREAAAAALRRQLAAARADNKALAAKLHALTTRVSKLQNDLSEERSLSAALAERQAQWQAREAQWQAKEDSFRSEVAELKEQLRDVMFFVEARNALQSSSAASPHELQAATVALPPAPPAPPAPSALRSKTMSRVAGVAPISFGPSGVRVSKPIFIYSLTFIIGLNVIILTGFSVDISEPRISLRANTLTETVCWVLNLCVVSALSVVGCVGAPARCTCFIDILHKIHKVVQYYSYLTQTS